Genomic window (Mobula birostris isolate sMobBir1 chromosome 20, sMobBir1.hap1, whole genome shotgun sequence):
tttactgggtgtgatgtttgtgattgattcgggcgacgattgaccctgaggggactgttgaagcaggtgctgggcgggatttcccctagacattcacgagccaatataacggaacgttacacacggtttattcttgtaatttatattgtgaataaagtttattttgataaaaaGATTCTGATGTACAGTGTCTACTTTTCCCATTAAAGTTTTCCCGAAGAATATAATTCCTTTTGTAGTTCGTTCGTGTTAAAATGAAATGAACTTTCTGCTGCTTGGAGAAGTAATGTTCCTCCACGGTGATTTTGTTACAAATGTAGCTGGtcgtatttactttagaaaagTAGGGAATGTGTGAGGAGAGAATGGATGGGATTGCTGCGATGCCCTTTTCGGGTCTCCGTTCTGACACGTGATGTCCGGAGCCCTGGAAGCGGAAGCGTTCGGACGTTTCGGACAGGCGCTCCGCTGGCGGTCGGCCGGGAGATGGTGATTCATGTTCTCGTACTGCTTCAGTTCTTTGGCTTTGCTCCCATTTAGTGTCGCAGACAGATTCATtcttcaccatcaccatcatcacTGCCGGATTCTGTTCTTCGGCCCGGCCACCGCGTGTCAGAACGGACACCCAAAACAAATCAAACCTGGCAGTGGCTGGACCGTAAtcgggcataagaggggtgaccgatccagtgtccccttcacaGTCACGTCAGCTCCGACCACCTGAAAgtgttcggaggggctgaggcgtgcggCAACAACTGGCTAGAGCGGACtgcactgccaaggtgaaacggaAACTGCGACTGTGGGGAGGGTTCACGGCTCGCCCTGCTGCTGCTGATGTCCAAGCCGGAGGCATCAACTGCGCCATTCATGCGGCTGGACGGTACCCCCAGATGGGAACGGTGAAGACAGCCCAGCTGCGAGACGCttttggcacccccacaggtggaacACAGCcacaagccacctggacacgatccGACGGCTCCAAGACAGGAACAGGCAGTTGTTGAAAGACCAGCTTCACGAGCTCGACACTCACCAAGGAGACCACCACATCCTCTTCCGCCAAGACTTACAATACAACCTCCAGCCCCAGAACTGGGACCACCTGCACAGAGATTTCCACCAGCAAGGCAACCTTCATCAAGTCGAGGGGGAATTCAGCTTACTCCAGGCATTGGAGGTGTGCAGCAACATTTTGTTGATGAAGATGACAGAATGGTGCCCAGTACACCGACACATGTTGTGCCCCACCGATCAGATGGGTTTGCAGAAGCCATTCCTTCTCCCCAGGTTGCAGGAGTCCCTCGATTTAGGTTTGGACTACCTGAAGATATGAATCAAACTAGTTCAAGTCAGTCTGATCTTGGGCAATTGGCATCACAAGGAGGTTTAGGAATGTATGAGACACCAATTTATCTTGCTGCTGTTCACAAAGATGAATCTGGAGGCCGCAGTGTACCGACCACACCGCTGCAAGTTCATGCACCAGTGACTGTTCTCGGTGAGAGACCACAAACAGATATAACTGAGCATGCCTCCCAGTCTGTTCCTATGGTTGCAACATCCACGAGCAATCTGTCCAGCACAGTTGAATCTGGAGGtggtgatgatggtgatgaagtgTTTATTGAAGGAGCAGACCAAGAAGGGCTTAATTCAGATGTTATGTTAGAAATTGAAGGACATCCGGAGGAAGAATCTGCCCAGCCTTCAGACGAAGCTGATATTCCATCCACTAGCCAGGATCCTCCTTCTAGTTCAGCTGATGCTGCCATCACACAACTTAAACTTCTGAGAAGAGTACGACTTTATCCACAGATGGGGCGAATTGCAGCTTGAGGACGACAATTCATTAGCCGAAGAGGTATGAACCTTTCAatgagaggaaggagaggcataAACAGAGGAAATCGTAGTTGAAGAACATGTACCTATGTGAAGCGCATTGATCCCTAGTCATTGGTTTGGCTCCTtgctaaataaaacaaattttttaacttccaaaaaaaaatcagaggtgccaagggacttgggagtccttgtgcaatacTCCCAAAGTGTTACTTCACAGATTGAGCGtgaggtaaagaaggcaaatgcaatgttggcatttatttcaaggggaatagaatataaaaacaaggaaataatgctgaggctttataagacaatagtcaggctgcacctggggtgttgtcaacagttttgagtcCCTTATCTCAGTAAGGACGTAttgtcactggagagagtccagaggaggttcatgaggatgagtctgggaatgaaggagttaatacatgagcaacacacatcaaagttgctggtgaacgcagcaggccaggcagcatctctaggaagaggtgcagtcgatgtttcaggctgagacccttcgtcaggactaagggtctcggcctgaaacgtcgactgcagctcttcctagagattctgcctggcctgctgcgttcagcagcaactttgatgtgtgttgcttgaatttccagcatctgcagaattcctgttgtctgagtTAATACataaggagtgtttggcagctttgggcctgtactcactggaatttagaagaatgcatggggatctcattcagacctactgaatgttgaaaggactcgatagggtggatgtggagaggatggttcctctaATGGAAGTATCCAGAGGTACAGGGCATGGCATCAAAATTGagaggcaaccttttagaacagaagtaaagaggaatttttttagccaaagtgtgaatctgtggaatgctctgccacagactgtggtggaggccaagtgtgtgggtatatttaaagcggaagttgatagattcctgattggtcagggaatcaggggatatggtgagagggcaggtgtatggggttgaatggcatctgagatcacccatgatgaaatggtggagtggactcgatgggctgaatggcccaattctgctcctttctcttatggtcttacgaaGGTGAATGTGACTtctggaggccaaacacagcagttatgtattgaaaagtggagggccagcactttttggacatgaatggttgagaaaagtcCAGCTTGACTGGCACTTAATTACGGCTCTTACTGTGGCACCCAAAGGCAATGGCCCTATATAGATAATAGCTAAATTAATTAAGTAGAGCCAAAAGAGGGGGAGAAAAGTAGTGAGctcgtgttcatggtttcattgtccattcagaaacctgatggctgaggggaaggagctgttcctgaatcgttgagtttgtgccttcaggttcctgtacctcctccctgacggtggaaatgagaagagggcatgctgtgggcgacgggggtccttaatgatggatgccgtctttttgaggcattgctccttgaagatgccctggatgctggggaggttagtgctcatgatggagctgactgagttcacaactttctgtggTTTTCTGATGGTGTGGAGTGGAGTGCTCCTCGAGGGGGAGgtatgaggaggtgtctgaggGTTGCCGCCTGGCCTCAGCAGAATAGAGGTCAGTGGGCCGCACTACAACAGTATCCCATTTGCCTGCCAGTTTGATGgtcaggttgggattggtgcgggGAGAGTAGAGGACAGTGCGTTCAGTGGAGGAATGAAGGAGtgatgaagtcgagacggttgatgtcccg
Coding sequences:
- the LOC140185453 gene encoding nucleoprotein TPR-like, which codes for MDGRMAGATSAAEKRKAGETSASIRGAGVKETDFAGYDDVTVGHAAGWQKLRDSFSEKGSEVPLSLLKPQPLFADSVGKCENVKDSPGVWTSKRQVRVKLRVDTSGCVIHLSSAFAIGGNRGFLVDAGQPKVCRNCVSQTDSFFTITIITAGFCSSARPPRVRTDTQNKSNLAVAGPQPSCETLLAPPQVEHSHKPPGHDPTAPRQEQAVVERPASRARHSPRRPPHPLPPRLTIQPPAPELGPPAQRFPPARQPSSSRGGIQLTPGIGGVQQHFVDEDDRMVPSTPTHVVPHRSDGFAEAIPSPQVAGVPRFRFGLPEDMNQTSSSQSDLGQLASQGGLGMYETPIYLAAVHKDESGGRSVPTTPLQVHAPVTVLGERPQTDITEHASQSVPMVATSTSNLSSTVESGGGDDGDEVFIEGADQEGLNSDVMLEIEGHPEEESAQPSDEADIPSTSQDPPSSSADAAITQLKLLRRVRLYPQMGRIAA